In one window of Bdellovibrio bacteriovorus W DNA:
- a CDS encoding MDR-type permease (COG2270 Permeases of the major facilitator superfamily), translated as MDDQKLQRKRIFSWALYDWGNSAYSTTVMAGFFPLFFSQYWSDGADATVTTARLGIIISVSSLIVALMSPTLGVIADLKASKKFFCLLFTVFGAIACGWMAFIDMGQWQAAMWAYALAMIGFYASSVFYDALLPYIAEGKKMDYASSLGYALGYLGGGVLFLLNVLMYLFPTSFGISDGVTAIRISFITVAIWWVLFSIPLARNVPEPKVTTEHIPLRILLPASLSTLWRTFKKLIQQKNILLFMVAYWLYIDGVYTVMTMAVDYGIALGFESKDLIAALLLTQFVGFPCAYYFGTLTGKWGSKGPILVSIGMYSLTVIGAGFMSAAWHFYALALIIGMFQGGVQSLSRSLFGRMIHKDESGEYFGLFNLVGRFAAILGPLIVAFGVQITGSSRWGLSGLLILFVIGGGLLTLVKEPKSV; from the coding sequence ATGGACGATCAAAAACTGCAACGGAAGCGGATTTTTAGTTGGGCTTTGTACGACTGGGGGAATAGTGCTTACTCCACGACAGTCATGGCGGGATTCTTTCCTTTGTTCTTCAGTCAATATTGGAGTGACGGAGCTGACGCCACGGTCACAACAGCTCGCCTAGGAATAATCATTTCAGTTTCTAGTTTAATCGTGGCATTGATGAGTCCCACTCTTGGGGTTATCGCCGATTTAAAAGCTTCTAAAAAGTTCTTTTGCCTTTTATTCACTGTTTTTGGAGCTATTGCCTGTGGATGGATGGCCTTTATTGATATGGGACAGTGGCAAGCAGCGATGTGGGCCTACGCACTGGCAATGATTGGGTTTTACGCCAGCAGTGTTTTTTACGATGCTCTTTTACCCTATATAGCTGAAGGAAAGAAAATGGATTACGCCTCTTCTTTAGGATATGCCTTGGGCTATCTCGGGGGAGGAGTTCTATTTCTTCTGAATGTTTTGATGTATCTTTTCCCCACAAGTTTTGGGATCTCCGATGGAGTAACAGCGATTCGAATTTCATTCATTACTGTTGCTATCTGGTGGGTTTTATTTTCTATTCCCCTGGCAAGAAATGTCCCAGAACCGAAGGTCACCACAGAGCATATTCCTTTAAGAATTCTTTTGCCTGCAAGTTTAAGCACTCTATGGAGAACATTTAAAAAGCTCATTCAGCAAAAAAATATTCTGCTCTTTATGGTGGCCTACTGGTTGTATATTGACGGTGTCTACACTGTGATGACGATGGCCGTGGACTATGGAATTGCCTTGGGGTTTGAGTCGAAAGATCTCATCGCCGCACTTTTACTGACTCAATTTGTGGGCTTTCCTTGTGCTTACTATTTTGGAACCCTCACAGGAAAATGGGGTTCTAAAGGGCCGATTTTAGTAAGTATCGGCATGTATTCCCTGACTGTGATAGGGGCAGGGTTTATGTCAGCAGCATGGCATTTTTATGCTTTGGCTCTGATTATTGGGATGTTTCAAGGCGGAGTGCAGTCTTTGAGTCGTTCTCTTTTCGGTAGAATGATTCACAAGGATGAAAGTGGAGAGTATTTCGGTTTATTCAACTTAGTAGGCCGTTTTGCCGCTATTTTAGGGCCACTGATCGTTGCTTTTGGAGTGCAGATCACTGGGAGTTCGCGCTGGGGACTCTCTGGATTGTTGATCCTGTTTGTGATTGGCGGTGGCCTTTTAACCTTGGTGAAAGAACCAAAGTCTGTCTAG
- a CDS encoding GGDEF domain-containing protein (COG2199 FOG: GGDEF domain): protein MKQWVKKLVEQFDIDWGSQPSNKESAPREPSSAGPSLSEDRATVLYFLDVYNKHLFEMQNHQVRKVRAKLDSFAKELVQAPEGDEDKVLFKIRQFISSYRIDEYSYVQNTFDDFKRIIWDFADHLSEEAHIEDSSQADINQSLEQLREAVESNSIEDLRARSREFISFYLKHQTNNNERRSKRMDTIKKNLTTVKKQLMEANQTMRRDHLTGAHNRKSYDEQVRRYLQLHEIDKDPMSLIILDIDFFKKVNDTYGHDIGDFVLQECVRLLGESFMREEDFIARLGGEEFAVILPGCDTDTAVKMAEEAMARIRKEVFVHENYEIRFTVSMGIAELYQGESADSWYKRADAALYESKQTGRNKWTIAERSPLKKIA, encoded by the coding sequence GTGAAACAGTGGGTAAAAAAGCTGGTTGAACAATTTGATATCGATTGGGGTTCACAACCTTCCAATAAAGAGTCGGCTCCTCGAGAGCCCTCTTCTGCAGGCCCTAGCTTATCTGAAGATAGAGCGACGGTTTTGTATTTCTTAGACGTCTATAATAAGCATCTTTTTGAAATGCAAAACCATCAGGTCCGAAAAGTTCGTGCGAAGCTTGATTCTTTCGCTAAAGAACTGGTACAGGCCCCTGAAGGCGATGAAGACAAGGTTCTTTTTAAAATTCGTCAATTCATCTCAAGCTATCGGATTGATGAATACTCTTATGTACAAAACACTTTCGATGATTTTAAAAGAATCATCTGGGACTTTGCTGATCACCTCAGTGAAGAGGCACACATTGAAGACTCCTCACAGGCTGATATCAATCAAAGTCTTGAGCAGCTACGCGAGGCCGTAGAATCAAACTCTATTGAAGACCTACGTGCCAGATCTCGAGAGTTCATTAGCTTCTACCTGAAACATCAAACCAATAATAACGAACGCAGATCAAAACGTATGGATACCATCAAAAAGAACCTCACCACGGTGAAGAAACAATTGATGGAAGCCAACCAGACGATGCGTCGCGATCACTTAACTGGAGCCCACAATCGCAAAAGTTATGATGAGCAAGTTCGTCGTTACCTTCAACTTCATGAGATTGATAAAGATCCTATGAGTTTGATTATTTTAGATATCGACTTCTTTAAAAAAGTTAACGATACCTATGGGCACGATATTGGAGATTTCGTTCTACAAGAATGTGTGCGTCTTTTAGGCGAAAGCTTTATGCGAGAAGAAGACTTTATCGCCCGCCTTGGCGGTGAAGAATTTGCCGTGATTTTACCTGGGTGTGACACAGACACTGCCGTTAAGATGGCCGAAGAAGCCATGGCAAGAATTCGCAAAGAAGTCTTTGTTCACGAGAACTATGAAATCCGCTTTACCGTTTCAATGGGAATTGCTGAACTCTATCAGGGAGAATCCGCTGATTCTTGGTATAAGCGAGCCGATGCCGCTCTTTACGAGTCCAAACAAACGGGCCGGAATAAGTGGACCATCGCAGAGCGTTCTCCCCTTAAGAAAATCGCCTAA
- a CDS encoding putative pseudouridine synthase (COG0564 Pseudouridylate synthases, 23S RNA-specific), whose amino-acid sequence MINIVFQNEYFVICDKPAGVLCTPSRLREDDGRPCLGWTLQDDLRMQIYPVHRLDYEVSGLVMYALHVQAHRISNGWFEHQTIRKEYTALTLAQSYNHIPRHIENPRTPISLNEGDKFEWHGKIMKGKKRAYSAEYGKATITEAQFVKNEGDYLRWKLSPVTGRSHQLRFDLSRHGFPIVGDVLYGSKKNIENWGEHSIALRSYSLDFSKAPQALKFGLPQLVTIDDKFA is encoded by the coding sequence ATGATCAATATAGTTTTTCAAAATGAATACTTCGTTATCTGTGATAAACCTGCAGGAGTTCTATGTACTCCAAGTCGCTTGCGTGAAGACGATGGACGCCCTTGCTTGGGGTGGACTCTGCAAGATGACTTAAGAATGCAAATCTATCCAGTTCATAGACTCGACTACGAAGTGTCTGGATTGGTGATGTATGCTTTGCATGTGCAGGCCCATCGCATATCTAACGGTTGGTTTGAACATCAAACAATTCGTAAAGAGTATACGGCACTAACTCTTGCACAGAGCTACAATCATATCCCAAGGCATATAGAAAATCCGCGCACACCGATTTCTTTGAACGAAGGTGATAAGTTTGAGTGGCACGGCAAGATCATGAAGGGAAAGAAACGCGCCTATTCCGCAGAATATGGAAAGGCTACGATCACCGAAGCGCAGTTTGTAAAAAACGAAGGTGATTATTTGCGTTGGAAACTATCTCCAGTGACGGGGAGATCGCACCAACTGCGTTTTGACCTGAGCCGACATGGATTCCCGATTGTTGGTGACGTGCTGTATGGATCTAAGAAGAATATCGAAAATTGGGGCGAGCATTCCATCGCTCTTCGTTCCTATTCCCTGGATTTTTCAAAGGCCCCCCAGGCCTTGAAGTTTGGTCTACCTCAGTTAGTAACCATCGACGATAAGTTTGCTTGA
- a CDS encoding serine protease (COG1404 Subtilisin-like serine proteases): MNTQLQNKLKFILPFLLSMTPHLLDASPQEEIVIAIIDTGADTSHPFIKDHLWSAPKNKIFGKGSAHDIHGWNFSSDSEDISDEHGHGTHIAGIILQNAGSAKIKLMVLKYYDPSQSGEKNLLNTVKAIQYATKMKADIINYSGGGDSRSYLEEAAIQEAERQGIIFIAAAGNEGRNNDEFGYYPAGYKLSNIISVAAMDENENLLDVSNYGKSSVDIVAPGKQIFSSLPQKKFGYMTGTSQATAWVTGLVAQIMYSEGKKVAPPEVKKQLMALAIKDRQLMTKIKSESKITSLPKDFSWFNYQANLSSMVTN, encoded by the coding sequence ATGAACACTCAACTACAAAATAAATTAAAATTCATACTGCCATTTTTACTTTCGATGACGCCACATCTTCTAGATGCATCTCCTCAGGAAGAAATCGTCATCGCCATCATCGATACCGGTGCTGATACTTCGCATCCATTTATTAAAGATCATCTTTGGTCTGCTCCAAAAAACAAAATCTTTGGCAAAGGATCTGCCCACGATATCCATGGATGGAACTTTTCTTCTGACTCAGAAGACATATCCGATGAGCATGGTCACGGTACACATATAGCGGGAATTATTTTACAGAATGCGGGCTCCGCAAAGATTAAGCTCATGGTGCTTAAGTACTATGATCCCTCTCAGAGTGGAGAAAAGAATCTTTTGAATACCGTTAAGGCCATTCAATATGCCACAAAGATGAAGGCAGATATTATTAACTACTCTGGAGGTGGAGATTCGCGCAGCTATCTCGAGGAAGCCGCCATCCAAGAGGCCGAACGCCAAGGAATTATATTTATCGCCGCTGCCGGAAATGAAGGTCGCAATAATGATGAGTTTGGCTATTATCCCGCGGGTTATAAGCTATCAAATATCATTTCTGTTGCTGCCATGGATGAGAATGAAAATCTGCTCGATGTCAGTAACTACGGCAAAAGTAGCGTGGATATTGTAGCACCTGGGAAACAAATCTTCTCAAGCCTCCCTCAGAAGAAGTTTGGCTATATGACCGGCACTTCGCAAGCCACGGCTTGGGTGACAGGTTTAGTTGCCCAGATCATGTATAGCGAGGGAAAGAAAGTAGCTCCGCCAGAAGTTAAGAAGCAACTCATGGCCTTAGCTATTAAAGATCGGCAGTTAATGACTAAGATTAAGAGTGAGTCCAAGATAACCTCACTCCCAAAAGACTTCAGTTGGTTCAACTATCAAGCAAACTTATCGTCGATGGTTACTAACTGA
- a CDS encoding cell division protein FtsJ (COG0293 23S rRNA methylase), producing MTYNPRDHYFRKAKQENFAARSIFKLEEIDKKYKLFKPGQLVLDLGASPGSWSQYASQKVGGKGKVLGVDLSPVTVSMANATFIQADLRDLNLEDIFREHGFEPPFDIVMSDMAPKTTGIRFTDQARSMELCELALDVARRFVKKDGHFICKLFHSDEFAKLRDEIKKSFVKCEAVKPDSTRKISKEIFLVGISRK from the coding sequence ATGACTTACAATCCACGCGATCATTATTTTAGAAAAGCCAAGCAAGAGAACTTTGCTGCTCGGTCTATTTTTAAACTTGAAGAAATCGATAAGAAATACAAGCTCTTTAAGCCCGGACAGTTGGTTTTGGATTTGGGTGCCTCTCCAGGGTCTTGGTCTCAGTACGCCTCTCAAAAAGTTGGCGGTAAAGGTAAAGTGCTTGGCGTCGATTTAAGCCCTGTCACGGTAAGCATGGCGAACGCCACTTTTATTCAAGCAGATCTTCGTGATTTGAATCTAGAGGATATTTTCAGAGAGCATGGTTTTGAGCCACCTTTTGATATTGTGATGTCAGACATGGCGCCAAAAACAACAGGGATTCGCTTCACTGATCAGGCAAGGTCCATGGAGCTCTGTGAGTTGGCTCTTGATGTGGCTCGTAGGTTCGTAAAAAAAGACGGGCATTTTATCTGTAAGCTTTTTCACAGCGATGAGTTTGCAAAGTTGCGCGATGAAATTAAAAAGAGCTTTGTTAAGTGCGAGGCCGTAAAGCCGGATTCCACTCGTAAAATATCCAAAGAAATTTTCTTAGTGGGAATCTCTCGTAAATGA
- a CDS encoding acetyl-CoA hydrolase/transferase (COG0427 Acetyl-CoA hydrolase), whose amino-acid sequence MKNCSSFAEALKVIPSNSTVFVHGGAATPVEMLRVFTENSDHLTNMEMIHIHTEGECFYAHEKYKDRFKVTSLFTGKNLRGKLDYETIDYLPCFLSEIPLLFRRGIKKVDVALIQVSPPDKHGYVSLGVSVDIAKAAVECASIVIAHINPQMPRIHGSGFIHVDEIDYAVEYDTPIYATTPAPLTETELLIGHHVADLVEDGATLQLGIGSIPNAVAANLKHHKNLGLHTEMWSDGVLSLIKKGIINNSQKSFHQGISTSAFVIGSRELYDFTNDNMATINLESSYVNYPINIMRNPKVTAINSAVEIDLTGQVCADSIGSKVISGVGGQMDFIRAAALSEGGKPIFALTSQSPKGISRIVTQLKPGAGVVTTRAHVHYVATEFGVVNIYGKSLNERAQALISISHPSARERLAQEWAELKRSL is encoded by the coding sequence ATGAAAAATTGTTCTTCATTTGCTGAAGCTCTAAAAGTGATCCCCTCGAACTCTACAGTTTTTGTACACGGAGGAGCTGCCACCCCTGTTGAAATGCTCCGAGTATTTACTGAAAATAGCGATCACCTCACGAACATGGAGATGATTCACATCCACACAGAAGGTGAATGTTTCTATGCCCACGAAAAATACAAAGATAGATTTAAAGTCACGAGCCTTTTTACAGGTAAAAATCTGCGCGGCAAACTTGACTATGAAACCATCGACTACCTGCCGTGCTTTCTATCTGAAATTCCACTCTTGTTTCGCCGTGGAATTAAAAAGGTAGATGTCGCGCTCATTCAAGTTTCTCCTCCTGATAAACATGGTTATGTGTCTTTAGGAGTGAGTGTTGATATTGCCAAGGCCGCAGTCGAATGCGCTTCTATAGTGATAGCCCATATCAACCCGCAAATGCCAAGAATTCACGGAAGTGGATTTATTCATGTGGATGAAATTGACTATGCCGTGGAGTACGACACTCCCATCTATGCCACGACACCGGCACCTCTAACAGAGACAGAACTACTTATTGGTCACCATGTTGCGGACCTTGTAGAAGACGGCGCCACTCTACAACTTGGTATTGGATCTATCCCTAACGCCGTGGCCGCGAATCTTAAGCATCATAAAAACTTGGGCCTTCATACAGAAATGTGGTCCGATGGAGTTCTTTCGTTAATTAAGAAAGGTATTATTAACAATTCTCAAAAAAGTTTTCATCAAGGGATTTCAACGTCTGCTTTTGTGATTGGTTCAAGAGAACTTTATGATTTTACCAACGACAACATGGCGACAATCAATCTTGAATCAAGCTATGTTAACTATCCGATCAACATCATGAGAAATCCTAAAGTCACAGCAATCAACTCTGCTGTTGAAATTGACCTTACCGGGCAGGTTTGCGCCGACTCTATTGGATCAAAAGTCATCTCGGGAGTCGGTGGACAAATGGACTTTATTAGAGCAGCAGCACTTTCTGAAGGCGGCAAACCTATTTTCGCTCTGACTTCACAGAGCCCTAAGGGTATTTCCAGAATCGTGACTCAACTCAAACCAGGAGCTGGAGTTGTTACCACTCGCGCCCATGTCCATTATGTAGCGACCGAGTTTGGTGTTGTGAATATATACGGTAAGTCTTTAAACGAAAGAGCGCAGGCACTGATCAGTATCTCTCACCCTTCCGCGCGAGAACGACTTGCTCAAGAATGGGCTGAATTAAAAAGAAGTCTTTAA
- a CDS encoding serine protease (COG1404 Subtilisin-like serine proteases) translates to MNITNKKTRYGLISIAAFCAFIQTACTDQGLQGGKIENAPYLDGLFVTRPEVDRPLLSVIKLKNPALLETAQKKNGELQIDKKLLAAIEKEQEEMTAKLAAISPEIRVLIRYKLVLNGMAVWMPAEFYDKVSALSGVTKAELSGAFDRPQDDDLKNRTLVGKNTSVNFIGSEEAHKLGLTGQGMRVGVIDTGIDYTHAMFLGEGTPEAYKAVNPNLPHASFPNKKVVGGIDLAGTEFNTSSPDPNKRIPKPDMNPLDEGSHGTHVAGSVAGIGDGINTYSGVAPDADLYAIKVFGAKGSTSDAVVIAALEYSVDPTGDLSFKEQLDIVNLSLGSGHGSPHIMYNEAIRNTVRSGTVVVAAAGNNGDKPYIVGAPGVSNDAISVASTVDNQNQNVQFSAVAFSVNNETLIAEAIEAAITKKLSEVDSLSGEIIDLGMAAVDLTPEQAELVKGKIALIERGIVGFADKIKRAANAGAVGVIVMNNSAEAPIVMGGEGNYKIPAVMIPQKEGQKVRAALAAQTVVADMKTSEKIQKPWLADTVSLFSSRGPRSSDGVIKPEVAAPGSNIISASVGEGNKGKLSSGTSMASPHIAGVMALLKQRFPTLSPAELKSVVMTSAKTIHDENKKNYSVSRQGAGRVQVANALNTQVITIPSSLSFGITDVLNEKTLRKEILVKNIGPKTLLLGAEWNGDKGLDVSAPKLSLAPGESQKLTVTAKISTALFKDSVEEVQGYLKLVANDGTQSQIPALAVVRKISDIQAEKLLIHAQSSADAAGSAADLFLKNTSSNSGESYLFNLLGTDGRKKADPRDVTKNRLCDLQSSGYRVIEKNNRQVLQFALKLYEGQTTWHSCEVNVQIDSTGDNIADQEIAGLQQEGLAGLAGENFVSMLLDGTKARALRKQYEHDYAKDPSKATENYASAVMSLSEMTLFDNGTLAIIEAPVGQLKLSSTGALNIKVSTTHQDAGVVEYDDYLGDHDSKWHSISVIETAQGYYGMPNVVKVDAQSSVSVPLNKGYGKENLVIYSPMNKSVRDPVLEDAQSQIVLESYRK, encoded by the coding sequence ATGAATATCACCAATAAAAAGACACGGTATGGACTTATTTCAATTGCAGCATTTTGCGCTTTTATTCAAACAGCCTGTACTGATCAAGGTCTTCAAGGTGGCAAAATTGAAAATGCTCCTTATTTAGATGGCCTTTTTGTGACTCGGCCCGAGGTCGATCGCCCACTTCTTTCTGTGATTAAACTGAAAAACCCAGCTCTTTTAGAGACTGCACAGAAGAAAAATGGCGAGCTTCAAATTGATAAGAAACTCTTAGCAGCTATTGAAAAAGAGCAAGAAGAAATGACTGCTAAGTTAGCTGCCATCTCTCCTGAGATTCGGGTACTAATTCGTTACAAACTTGTTCTTAATGGTATGGCCGTTTGGATGCCGGCAGAGTTCTATGACAAAGTCAGTGCTCTTTCTGGCGTGACTAAAGCAGAGCTCTCGGGTGCCTTTGACCGCCCTCAAGATGATGATCTAAAAAATCGCACTCTTGTTGGCAAAAACACTTCTGTGAATTTCATTGGCTCTGAAGAAGCCCATAAATTAGGTCTTACAGGACAAGGAATGCGTGTCGGCGTTATCGATACAGGAATCGACTACACTCACGCAATGTTCCTTGGTGAGGGCACACCTGAGGCTTATAAAGCTGTGAATCCAAACCTTCCTCACGCAAGCTTTCCAAATAAGAAAGTTGTCGGAGGGATTGACCTTGCGGGAACAGAGTTTAATACAAGTTCTCCAGATCCCAATAAAAGAATTCCAAAACCAGATATGAATCCTTTGGACGAAGGAAGTCATGGAACACACGTCGCCGGTTCTGTTGCCGGAATTGGTGATGGCATCAATACTTATAGTGGTGTTGCGCCAGATGCGGATCTTTATGCGATCAAAGTTTTTGGGGCTAAAGGCTCCACGTCAGATGCAGTTGTTATCGCGGCCCTTGAATACTCAGTCGATCCTACTGGAGACTTAAGCTTTAAAGAACAATTGGATATCGTAAATCTTTCTCTGGGTAGTGGACATGGCAGTCCGCACATTATGTACAACGAGGCTATTCGCAACACCGTTCGCAGTGGAACTGTCGTTGTTGCAGCAGCCGGCAACAATGGAGACAAGCCTTATATTGTTGGTGCACCAGGAGTTTCAAATGATGCGATCTCAGTAGCATCTACGGTTGATAATCAAAATCAAAACGTACAGTTCTCTGCTGTCGCTTTTTCCGTGAACAATGAAACCTTGATCGCAGAAGCCATTGAAGCCGCGATTACAAAAAAACTCTCTGAAGTAGATTCTCTTTCAGGTGAGATTATAGATCTCGGTATGGCAGCCGTTGATCTAACTCCAGAACAGGCAGAGCTCGTAAAGGGTAAGATCGCTTTAATCGAACGCGGGATTGTGGGTTTCGCTGATAAAATTAAACGTGCCGCGAATGCAGGTGCCGTCGGCGTCATCGTCATGAACAACTCTGCTGAAGCTCCGATTGTGATGGGTGGAGAGGGTAACTACAAAATCCCAGCCGTTATGATCCCTCAAAAAGAAGGTCAAAAAGTTCGTGCGGCTTTAGCGGCGCAAACTGTCGTTGCCGACATGAAGACTTCAGAAAAAATTCAAAAGCCTTGGCTAGCAGACACTGTTTCACTTTTTTCATCAAGAGGTCCTCGCTCCAGTGACGGTGTGATCAAACCAGAAGTCGCTGCTCCTGGTTCAAATATTATTTCTGCCTCTGTGGGCGAAGGTAATAAGGGTAAACTAAGCTCAGGAACTTCCATGGCAAGTCCTCATATTGCCGGAGTCATGGCATTATTAAAGCAACGCTTCCCGACCCTTTCTCCTGCTGAGTTAAAGTCTGTTGTTATGACTTCAGCTAAAACAATTCATGACGAGAATAAGAAAAACTATTCTGTAAGTCGTCAAGGAGCTGGCCGCGTACAAGTTGCCAATGCCCTTAACACTCAAGTGATCACCATCCCTTCCTCCCTTTCTTTTGGGATCACCGATGTTCTTAATGAAAAGACTCTTCGCAAAGAAATCTTGGTTAAAAATATCGGCCCTAAAACTTTACTCCTTGGGGCTGAGTGGAATGGCGATAAGGGGCTTGATGTCTCTGCTCCAAAGCTAAGCCTTGCTCCAGGGGAATCTCAAAAACTAACTGTGACTGCAAAAATTTCGACAGCACTCTTTAAAGATTCTGTAGAGGAAGTTCAAGGGTACTTAAAACTTGTCGCCAATGATGGAACTCAATCTCAGATTCCAGCGTTGGCTGTCGTGAGAAAAATCTCTGACATCCAAGCCGAGAAGCTTTTGATCCATGCCCAAAGCTCAGCGGATGCTGCTGGAAGTGCTGCTGACTTATTTTTGAAAAACACTTCTTCAAATAGTGGTGAATCATATTTATTCAATCTTCTTGGGACTGATGGCCGTAAGAAGGCTGATCCTCGCGATGTAACAAAAAATCGCCTCTGCGACTTGCAGTCTTCTGGATATCGCGTGATTGAAAAAAACAATCGCCAAGTCTTGCAATTTGCACTGAAGCTTTATGAAGGCCAAACCACATGGCATAGCTGTGAAGTGAACGTTCAAATTGATAGCACGGGTGATAATATCGCCGATCAAGAAATTGCAGGTCTTCAACAGGAAGGACTTGCAGGTTTAGCTGGTGAAAACTTTGTATCGATGCTCCTTGATGGAACTAAGGCGCGTGCTTTGCGCAAGCAATATGAACATGACTATGCGAAGGACCCAAGTAAAGCCACTGAAAACTATGCTTCGGCAGTGATGTCTCTGAGTGAAATGACATTGTTTGATAATGGCACTCTTGCCATCATTGAAGCTCCTGTTGGTCAGTTAAAACTTTCATCAACTGGCGCACTCAATATCAAAGTTTCTACAACTCACCAAGATGCTGGGGTTGTGGAATACGATGATTACTTAGGTGATCATGATAGCAAATGGCACAGTATCTCTGTGATTGAAACAGCTCAAGGTTACTACGGAATGCCAAATGTGGTAAAAGTTGATGCGCAAAGTTCCGTTTCAGTTCCTTTGAACAAAGGATATGGAAAAGAAAATCTAGTGATTTATTCGCCTATGAATAAATCTGTGCGAGATCCTGTTTTAGAGGATGCTCAATCTCAGATTGTTTTAGAAAGTTATCGCAAGTAG
- a CDS encoding hypothetical protein (COG1801 Uncharacterized conserved protein) — protein sequence MEFGKIHNIENVNWSLPEDDPQTHTFLNSLPKDSECKFYVGAPSWGASEWLGRIYPPKTKAADFLFHYSRNFNCIELNTTHYRIPTTEMVKNWCRQVPDEFHFCPKIFKDISHARNGLRNKELLKEQYRSLSDFSQNLGPSFIQLPPYFTYENKAELFRFLEAWPSEFELLLEFRDPSWFSGNRILEPLVLYLQKKNIGIVMTDVAGRRDVLHLSVSAPFSMLRFIGNDLHTSDFERSLAWSLKIAEWKEFGLKKFYFMVHEADLSLVPEMADRVIEDLNSHSGAGLTPLAKSLI from the coding sequence ATGGAGTTCGGGAAAATACATAATATTGAAAATGTGAATTGGTCGCTTCCAGAGGACGATCCACAAACTCATACTTTCCTAAACTCACTTCCTAAAGACTCTGAATGTAAATTCTATGTTGGAGCCCCTTCCTGGGGTGCTTCTGAGTGGCTCGGTAGAATCTATCCACCTAAAACAAAAGCCGCAGATTTTCTTTTTCACTATTCAAGAAATTTCAACTGTATTGAACTCAATACCACTCACTATCGAATCCCCACAACAGAGATGGTGAAGAATTGGTGCCGTCAAGTTCCTGATGAGTTTCATTTCTGCCCCAAGATTTTTAAAGATATCTCTCACGCAAGAAATGGACTTCGTAATAAAGAACTTTTAAAAGAACAGTATCGCAGTCTTTCAGATTTTTCTCAGAATTTAGGGCCGTCGTTTATTCAGCTGCCACCTTATTTTACCTATGAAAATAAGGCAGAGCTCTTTCGCTTTCTCGAGGCTTGGCCCAGCGAGTTTGAACTTCTTTTGGAGTTTCGAGATCCCTCATGGTTTTCAGGCAACCGTATATTAGAGCCATTGGTTCTTTATCTTCAAAAGAAGAATATAGGAATTGTCATGACGGATGTGGCGGGAAGGAGAGATGTCTTGCATCTCTCGGTGAGTGCGCCGTTTTCGATGTTGCGTTTCATTGGGAACGATCTTCATACATCTGATTTTGAAAGATCTTTGGCATGGTCCTTAAAGATTGCAGAATGGAAAGAATTCGGACTTAAGAAGTTTTATTTTATGGTTCATGAGGCTGATTTATCATTGGTTCCTGAAATGGCCGATCGAGTGATTGAAGATTTGAACTCACATTCTGGCGCAGGTCTTACGCCGCTTGCAAAGTCATTGATTTAG